The genomic DNA CCCTTGAGTTGGGTCAGTTCCAGCTTCGGCTCAGCCAGTTTCAGTCGTGCATTGGCGGTCTTGAAGTCGACCAGAATTTTTGGCTGGTCGCCGCCCTTGTCCAACGGAATATCCAGTTTCAACTTGCCTTGCAGATCGCCCGCGCCTTCCCAACCTGCGAAGGTTTCACCGGTGCCGATCGGCGCATCCTGAAGAATCTTCAAGCCATCGCCCAGCCCACCGGCAAACGCGCCATCGAGATACATGTGGGTATGCTGACCGGCAGGCACATGGGGAATATTGACGAAAACGTCGCTGACCTGAGTGTCGAGCAACTTGCCCTTGTTAGCCCAGATCCGCACCCCGCTGCCTTCGATGAACACATCACCGCTGACATTGCTCACATGCGGCCAGCCCGGCTGGAAGGCCAGTTCGGCATCGTGCACCTTGAAAAACAGGCTGATGCTGCGACCGGCCTCCCCGGCGTTCTTGCTCAGCGAACCCTGGTACTGGAAGAAGCCCTGATCCACCGCCCCCTTGAGGATTGCGGTGCGTAACCACTCATCGAGGGCTGGACTGAGGACTTCGGGCAAGTACTTGGCGGTGTAGCGACCATCGCCTTCGACCAGACCGACCCGCAGGTCCATGTAGTCTTCCTGGCTGTGGTCGAAGTGCAGGCGGATCAGGAAATCACCGGCAATCTTGCCCTCTTCGCCCAGCACTTTCAGATAGGGCGCAATCAGGGTGAAACCATCTTTATCAAGCTTCCAGGTCAACCGCGCGTTGGCCTGAATGTACTGCCATGGCTTGGCGAAAATCGGATCGAGGTGCAGGACAAAATCCTTGCTGTCCATGCGCAACTCGCCACCGTCGAGATTGCCACTGAGACTGCCGCTGACATTTCGCGCCGCCGGAGCGCCGTGATAGGCATCGAAACCGACGCTGTCGAGGTTCGCGGCAAAACCGAATTTAGTGCCGTCAGTAGCGTTCGGGCGGAAATCCAGCAACACTTTGCGCAGCCCGCCCGTCACTTTCAGGCGCTCGACCACCGTGGCGAAACCTTGCGGCAACGGCCCCAACGCATTGAGTAACGGGGTGATCGGCGTCAGATCGAGACGATCCGCCTGCAAGTGCCAGAGCTCATCGACCTTGTCAGAGGCCCGCGTCTGCTGCACCTGGACGTGCGACTCCCAACGGGTTTCGCCGAAGTTCATCGCCAGCGAATCGAGCGTGACGGTCGCACCTTGGGCGTTATTTTCGTAGTAAGCATTGAGTGCCAGATTGTTGATCTGGATCGGCTTGCGTTCGGCGTAGGCGCCGGTCACTTGCGGCGCGTTCAAACGCAGCGCCGCACTTTGCAAAGTGCCTTGAGCCCAGTTCACCCAGAGCTCGCCGCCGGCCTTGATCTCGGAGAAATTCCATTGCCGGGTCAAGCGCTCCGGCAGCCACTTCGACCAGTCGCTTTGCGGCAGGCTGGCGTAGCCTTCCACTGTGCTGTCCTGCCACTGGCCGGGGCGGATTCGCGTGCGCAAGTTCAACGCAACCGGTTGGCCATCAGGCAAGGTCAGACGGGCATCGAGACGCTGACGGCTGGCACCGGTTTTCAGATTGAGGCCGACGTAGGTGAGGGTCATCGGCGGGTGATCGAGCGGCTGCAAGGTCACCTGACTGTCGAGCACCGACAGTTGCTGAATCATTTGAGAGCGATTGAACAGTTGCTCCGGATCGAACGGTTGATCCTTCTGCACCGGCAAGCCTTCCAGCACCCAACTGCCGTCCTCGGCTTCCTTGAGGCTGATTTTCAGCCCGTTGAGTTCCAGATGGGCGATACGCACCTGGCGGGCCAACAGGCTGGCCCACAGATCCGGCACCGCACGCACCCGATCAAGACGCAAGGCATTGGCACCGTCGCCGACCATCACATCATGGGCGAGCAGGATCGGCGCGAATCCGCTCCAGTTACCTTCCAGCTCGCCGATCTGCAACGGCATGCCGAGGGCGGCACTGGCCTTGTCTTCGATGTCGGCGCGGTATTCGGCCACTAGCGGCGTCAGTTCACGGCCCAGACTGACGTACAACGCCATCAACACCAGAACCAACGCGCACAAGCCCAGCCCCCAGCGGGTAATAGCGGCCAAAATGCGTGTCAGACGGTCCATGTCAGTTGGCTCCCATGGCAAAAATACTGCGAAAAGCTGAGGCCAGCCGCGGTGGAAATAAGGTGATGCAGGGGTTCAGAGCAGCACCACGTCATATTGTTCCTGGGAATACATGGTTTCCACCTGGAAGCGTATGGTGCGACCGATAAACCCTTCAAGCTCGGCGACGTTACCGGACTCTTCATCAAGCAGCCGATCGACCACTTTCTGGTTCGCCAGCACGCGATAACCCTCGGCCTGATAGGCCCGGGCCTCACGCAGGATCTCGCGGAAAATCTCGTAACAGATGGTTTCCGCAGTCTTCAGTTTGCCGCGCCCCTGACAGCTGCTGCACGGTTCGCACAGCACTTGCTCAAGGCTTTCGCGGGTGCGTTTGCGGGTCATCTGCACCAGACCCAACTCGGTAATCCCGATGATGTTGGTCTTGGCGTGATCGCGCTCCAGTTGTTTCTCGAGGGTTCGCAGCACTTGACGCTGGTGCTCTTCATCTTCCATGTCGATGAAGTCGATGATGATGATCCCGCCCAGATTGCGCAGGCGCATCTGCCGGGCAATCGCGGTGGCCGCTTCCAGGTTGGTCTTGAAGATGGTTTCTTCGAGATTGCGATGGCCGACGAATGCTCCGGTGTTGACGTCGATGGTGGTCATGGCTTCCGCCGGATCGACCACCAGATAGCCGCCGGACTTCAGCGGTACTTTGCGCTCCAGCGCTTTCTGGATTTCGTCTTCAACCCCGTACAGATCGAAAATAGGCCGTTCGCCCGGGTAGTGTTCCAGACGATCAGCGATTTCCGGCATCAGTTCGGCGACGAACTGTGTGGTTTTCTGAAAGGTTTCCCGAGAATCGATGCGGATCTTCTCGATCTTAGGGCTGACCAGATCACGCAATGTGCGCAAGGCCAGACCCAGATCTTCATAGATAACACTCGGCGCACCGATGGTCTTGATTTGTTCGTTGATTTGATCCCACAGGCGTCGCAGGTAGCGGATGTCCATGAGGATTTCATCAGCCCCGGCGCCTTCGGCGGCGGTCCGCAGAATAAAACCACCCGCTTCTTTGATGCCTTCTTTGGCCACACAATCGCTGACCACTTGCTTGAGGCGTTCGCGCTCGGCTTCGTCTTCGATTTTCAGGGAAATGCCGACATGGGCCGTGCGCGGCATGTACACCAGATAGCGCGACGGGATCGACAATTGCGTGGTCAATCGCGCGCCTTTGGAGCCGATCGGGTCCTTGGTGACTTGCACCACCAGGCTCTGGCCTTCATGAGCCAGCGCGCTGATGCTCTCCACTGCCGGCCCCTCACGCAGGGAAATTTCCGAGGCATGAATGAACGCTGCACGGTCCAGGCCGATATCGACGAACGCCGCTTGCATACCCGGCAGCACCCGGACAATCTTGCCTTTATAAATGTTGCCGACGATCCCGCGTTTTTGCGTGCGCTCGACGTGGACTTCTTGCAGCACACCGTTTTCGACCACCGCCACGCGCGACTCCATCGGCGTGATGTTGATCAGAATCTCTTCACTCATGGCAGGATCTCGTTCAGGCATGTTCACGATAATGGCCGCATCTTGTTCGTACGACGCTCATTGCGCGTTCAGGTTTTGCCAACAGGGTATGCCGAAATCGCTCAGCAGTTCTGCGGTTTCGCACAAAGGTAACCCGACCACCGCCGAATAGCTGCCGTTGAGCCCCGCGACAAACACCGCCCCGAGGCCCTGAATGCCGTAGCCACCGGCCTTGTCCCGGGGCTCGCCACTGGCCCAGTAGGCCTGGGCTTCTTCGCGACTGATCGGCCGGAACCGCACCAGACTGCGCACCACCCGCGACTCGCACCGCTCACTTTCAAGCACTGCGATGGCAGTCAGCACTTCGTGCTCCTTGCCAGACAACATCATCAGCATGGCGCATGCATCGGTGGCGTCCACCGGTTTACCAAGAATTTTGCCGTCGAGTACCACAGCGGTATCGGCCCCCAGTACACAGAATGCCTGCTCGGAAACGACCGCGCGCTGCCCGGCCTCAGCCTTGCCATGTGCAAGGCGTTCGACATAGGCCGCTGGCGATTCTTCGGGTAACGGGGTTTCATCGATGTCCGCGCTGATGGCGGAGAACGGAACGCCGATCTGCGTGAGTAACTCACGTCGACGCGGCGACCCGGAGGCGAGGTAAAGCGGCTTCATCAAAACATCTCCCTGTTCAGTGCCCTGCTTCACCGGATCAATTGATTTTGTAGCGGCGGCGCAATCCACGCAGGGCGAAGCTGACCCAAGGCCAGAGCAAGGCGCTGACCAGTGCCGGCAGCACCAGCGCCAGGGTCGGCTGACGGTTGCCGGTCAAGGCACTGAGCCACAGCTGCACCAGTTGCGCGAGACCGAAGATCACCAGGATCACCAGACACTGCTGCCACATCGGGAACATACGCAGGCGCTGCTGCAATGACAGCACCAGGAACGTGATCAGCGTGAGGATAAGCGCGTTTTGCCCAAACAGATCGCCTTGCAGCACGTCTTCGGCCAGACCCAGGCAAAACGCCGTGACCATACCGACCGTTTGCGGCATGTATAACGCCCAGAACGTCAGCAGCAAGGCCAGCCATAGCGGGCGCAGTATTTCCATGAAAATCGGTAACGGCGAGACACTGAGCAACAGGCCGATAACAAACGTCAGCCAGACCATCCAGCCATTTCGAGAGGCTTTTACACCGACCATTATTCTCGTCCCCCAGTGGTGGCTGGCGCCGTGACCGGCGGCTTGGCGGGTGGCTTGCTGGCTGCTGGCGCAGAGGCCGGAGGCTTTGTCGCTGTCGGTGCAGTGGCAGGCGGTTTGCTCGCGCCAGGTTTGACCGGCGTCGCGGCGGGCGCTGTGGCGGCCGGTACCGGTTCGGCCGTCGGCGTTGCGGCAGGCGCAGGCATGACCAACGGTCTCGAAACGTTGACCGGCTGCATCGGGCCGCCACCATGAGCATCCAGAGCTTCTTGAGCCTGCGCGGCGTCGTTGGCGCGTTCCTCGGCGGTGCGCGAGTCACTGAACACCAGCAACAGGTAACGACTACGGTTCAATGCGGCGGTCGGCACGGCGCGGACGATTGCAAAGGGCTGGCCGGAGTCGTGAATCACTTCCTTGACCGTCGCCACAGGATAGCCGGCTGGAAAACGCTGGCCGAGGCCAGAGCTGACCAGCAGATCGCCTTCCTTGATATCCGCCGTGTCGGCTACGTGACGCAATTCCAGGCGCTCCGGGTTACCGGTACCGCTGGCGATCGCCCGCAGACCGTTACGGTTCACTTGCACAGGAATGCTGTGGGTGGAGTCGGTCAGCAGCAGTACACGGGAGGTGTACGGCATCAACTCGACCACTTGCCCCATCAGACCGCGCGCATCAAGCACCGGCTGACCGAGGACCACGCCATCACGCTCACCTTTATTGATGATGATGCGATGCGTGAAGGGATTGGGGTCCATGCCGATCAGCTCGGCCACTTCGACCTTCTCATTGACCAACGCGGAGGAATTGAGCAACTCGCGCAGCCGAACGTTCTGCTCGGTAAGGGCGGCAAGCTTCTGCATGCGCCCCTGCAACAGCAGGTTCTCGGTCTTGAGTTTTTCGTTTTCGGCGACCAGCTCGGTGCGACTGCCGAACTGGCTGGCGATACCGTCCCACAGCCGTCCGGGCAGGTCGGTGATCCAGTAGGCGTCCATCAGCACCAGCGACGCTTGTTTGCGAGCGGGCTTGAGCAGGTCGAAGCGGGCATCGACCACCATCAGCGCGACCGACAGCACGGCCAGCACCAACAGGCGCACGCCCAACGAAGGGCCCTTGGCGAAAAGCGGTTTAATAAGCCGCTCCTCCCAGGCAAATGTTCTGTTTATTCATACGGCATCAAACCGGCCTGGATGAAGACTGACAGAAGATAAACGCCAACAGGCAGCACTGCAAAGTGCTGCCTGTGCGCTCACCCACGTATTGCATTCGGCGAGTTATTCGCTCGAAAGCAGGTCCATGGTGTGCTTATCCATCATTTCCAATGCACGGCCACCGCCGCGAGCAACGCAAGTCAGCGGATCTTCGGCAACGATCACCGGCAGACCGGTTTCCTGTGCCAGCAACTTGTCGAGGTCACGCAGCAGCGCGCCACCACCGGTCAGCACCAGGCCACGCTCGGCGATGTCGGAAGCCAGTTCCGGCGGCGATTGCTCCAGCGCGCTTTTCACGGCCTGAACGATAGTGGCCAGGGACTCTTGCAGAGCTTCCAGCACTTCGTTGGAGTTCAGGGTGAATGCGCGTGGCACGCCTTCGGCCAGGTTGCGACCGCGAACGTCGACTTCGCGAACTTCGCCGCCCGGGTAGGCCGTACCGATTTCCTGCTTGATGCGCTCAGCGGTGGATTCACCGATCAGGCTGCCGTAGTTCCGACGCACGTAGGTGATGATCGCTTCGTCGAAGCGGTCGCCGCCAACGCGCACGGACTCGGCGTAAACCACACCGTTCAGGGAGATCAGCGCGATTTCGGTAGTACCACCACCGATATCGACGACCATCGAACCGCGCGCTTCTTCTACCGGCAGGCCGGCACCGATCGCGGCAGCCATTGGCTCTTCGATCAGGAACACCTCACGGGCACCGGCACCAAGGGCCGATTCGCGGATGGCACGACGCTCAACCTGGGTGGATTTGCATGGAACGCAGATCAGCACACGAGGGCTAGGCTGCAGAAAGCTGTTTTCGTGAACCTTGTTGATAAAGTATTGCAGCATCTTTTCGCAGACGCTGAAGTCGGCAATCACGCCGTCCTTCATCGGACGAATGGCAGCAATATTGCCCGGCGTGCGGCCGAGCATGCGCTTGGCCTCGGTGCCGACAGCAACGACACTTTTCTGGTTACCGTGTGTCCGAATGGCCACAACCGATGGCTCATTCAGGACGATACCGCGCTCGCGCACGTAAATAAGGGTGTTGGCAGTGCCCAGGTCAATGGAAAGATCGCTGGAAAACATGCCACGCAGTTTCTTGAACATGGGAAAGGGACCCTAGGCAACGCGTGGGTAAAAAAGTGCGGCAAACTCTAACAACGACAGGGATTTTGGGCAAGGCGCCAATATGTTAAATTGGCCGCTTTTCTGTGCACCAAGCCCCACAATCGCGGCCTTATGACCGTAGAAGTGCGGTAGTGTTCCGACAATCTAACACACGGACGCCGTCCGTTCTGTTTTCCACTGGAGAATCCCGATGGCGCTAGAACGCTCCGACGTGGAAAAAATCGCTCATCTGGCCTGCCTTGGCCTCAATGATGCCGATCTTCCGCACATTACTTCCGCCCTCAACAGCATTCTCGGGCTTGTCGACGAAATGCAGGCTGTTAATACCGACGGTATCGAGCCTCTGGCCCACCCGCTGGAAGCCAGTCAGCGCCTGCGCGCCGACGTTGTGACCGAGACCAATCATCGCGAGGCCTATCAGTCCATCGCACCAGCGGTCGAAAACGGCCTGTATCTGGTTCCGAAAGTCATCGACTAAAGGGAAAGAGCCTGTAATGCATCAAATGACTCTGGCCGAGATCGCCCGCGGTCTCGCCGATAAAAAGTTCTCCTCCGAAGAGCTGACCAAAGTCCTGCTGGCGCGTATTACCCAGCTCGATCCGCAGCTCAACAGTTTCATCAGCCTCACCCAAGAGCTGGCCCTCGAGCAGGCGAAAGCCGCCGACGTGCGCCGGGCCAACGGTGAGAGCGGCGCCCTGCTCGGCGCGCCGATCGCTCACAAAGACCTGTTCTGCACCCAAGGCATCCGCACCAGCTGCGGCTCGAAGATGCTCGACAACTTTAAAGCGCCATACGACGCCACCGTGGTCGCGAAACTGGCTGCTGCCGGTGCCGTGACTCTGGGCAAGACCAACATGGACGAATTCGCCATGGGTTCGGCCAACGAGTCGAGCTGGTACGGCGCCGTAAAAAACCCGTGGAACCTGGAACACGTGCCGGGCGGTTCGTCCGGTGGTTCGGCAGCCGCCGTTGCCGCTCGTCTGTTGCCAGCGGCCACCGCCACTGACACCGGTGGTTCGATCCGTCAGCCGGCGGCGTTCACCAACCTCACCGGCCTGAAACCGACGTACGGTCGTGTTTCGCGCTGGGGCATGATCGCTTACGCCTCCAGCCTCGATCAGGGCGGCCCGTTGGCACGCACTGCCGAAGACTGCGCAATTTTGTTGCAAGGTATGGCCGGCTTCGATCAGAACGACTCCACCAGCATCGACGAACCTGTGCCTGATTACTCGGCGAGCCTCAACGAATCGCTGCAAGGCCTGCGCATCGGTGTGCCGAAGGAATACTTCAGCGCCGGTCTCGACCCGCGCATTGCCGAGCTGATCCAGAACAGCATCAAAGAGCTGCAGAAGCTCGGTGCGGTGATCAAGGAAATCAGCCTGCCGAACATGCAGCACGCGATTCCGGCGTACTACGTAATCGCCCCGGCCGAAGCTTCTTCGAACCTGTCGCGTTTCGACGGCGTGCGTTTCGGCCATCGTTGCGAGCAGCCGAAAGACCTGATCGACCTGTACAAGCGCTCCCGTGGCGAAGGCTTCGGGCCTGAAGTACAGCGCCGGATCATGGTCGGTGCCTACGCACTGTCCGCCGGTTACTACGACGCCTACTACCTGAAAGCGCAGAAGATCCGTCGCCTGGTGAAGAACGATTTCATGGCTGCCTTTAATGAAGTCGACATCATCCTCGGCCCGACCACGCCGAACCCGGCCTGGAAACTCGGCGCCAAGAACAGCGACCCGGTCGCTGCCTATCTGGAAGACGTCTACACCATCACCGCCAACCTCGCGGGCCTGCCGGGCCTGTCGATGCCGGCCGGTTTTGTCGACGGTCTGCCGGTCGGCGTGCAGTTACTCGCGCCGTATTTCCAGGAAGGTCGCCTGTTGAACGTTGCCCACCAGTATCAGTTAAACACTGACTGGCACACCCGCACCCCAACCGGCTTCTGAGGAGACACACATGCAATGGGAAGTCGTGATCGGGCTGGAGATTCACACTCAGCTCACTACCCGGTCGAAAATCTTTTCCGGTAGTTCCACCACCTTCGGTTCCGAGCCGAACACCCAGGCCAGCCTGATCGACCTGGGCATGCCGGGCGTATTGCCCGTGCTGAACCAGGAAGCCGTGCGGATGGCGGTGATGTTCGGTCTGGCGATTGATGCCGAGATCGGTCAGCACAACGTGTTCGCGCGTAAAAACTACTTCTACCCGGACCTGCCGAAGGGCTACCAGATCAGCCAGATGGAATTGCCGATCGTTGGCAAAGGCCACCTGGACATCGCGCTGGAAGACGGCACCGTCAAACGTGTCGGCATCACCCGCGCACACCTGGAAGAAGACGCCGGCAAGAGCCTGCACGAAGAATTCAACGGTGCCACCGGCATCGACCTGAACCGTGCTGGCACGCCGCTGCTGGAAATCGTCTCCGAGCCGGACATGCGCAGCGCCAAGGAAGCCGTGGCTTACGTCAAGGCGATCCACGCGCTGGTGCGTTATCTGGGCATCTGCGACGGCAACATGGCCGAAGGTTCGTTGCGTTGCGACTGCAACGTGTCGATCCGTCCGAAAGGCCAGGTTGAGTTCGGCACGCGTTGCGAGATCAAGAACGTCAACTCGTTCCGCTTCATCGAGAAGGCGATCAACTCCGAGATCCAGCGTCAGATCGAGCTGATCGAAGACGGCGGCAAAGTGATCCAGCAGACCCGTCTTTACGATCCGAACAAGGACGAAACCCGTCCGATGCGTTCGAAAGAGGAAGCCAACGACTACCGTTACTTCCCCGATCCGGACCTGCTGCCGGTGGTCATCGAAGAGTCGTTCCTCGGTGAGGTGCGCGCCACCCTGCCGGAACTGCCACCGCAAAAACGCGAACGCTTCCAGAGCCAGTTTGGTCTGTCGGCCTACGACGCCAACGTGCTGGCCACCAGCCGTGAGCAGGCGGATTACTTCGAGAAAGTCGCAGCCATTGGTGGCGACGCCAAACTGGCAGCGAACTGGGTCATGGTCGAGTTGGGCAGCCTGCTCAACAAGCAAGGCCTGGACATCGACGAGTCGCCGGTTTCCGCTGAACTGTTGGGCGGCATGCTGCAGCGCATCAAGGACAACACCATCTCCGGCAAGATCGCCAAGGTGGTGTTCGAAGCGATGGCCAACGGCGAAGGCAGCGCCGACGAGATCATCGAAAAGCGTGGCCTCAAGCAAGTGACCGACAGCGGCGCGATCTCCGCGGTGCTGGACGAAATGCTTGCGGCCAACGCCGAGCAAGTTGAACAGTATCGTGCGGCTGACGAAGCCAAACGCGGCAAGATGTTCGGCTTCTTCGTCGGTCAGGCCATGAAAGCCTCCAAGGGCAAGGCCAACCCGCAGCAAGTGAACGAACTGCTGAAAAGCAAGCTCGAAGGCTGATCACAATGGAGCCAGATCCAAAGCCTGGCTCTATTCCCTGTGGGAGCGAGCCTGCTCGCGAAAGCGTCATGACGTCCAATAGAGATATTGAATGTGACGGCCTCTTCGCGAGCAGGCTCGCTCCCACATTGTTATTTGGGAGCTTTCGAATGAAACGTCTGCTCGGCGCCTGCGCCCTGCTCTCTCTACTGGCCGGTTGCGCCAGCACCGACATCATCGACCCGCACGGTTACGACCAGAGCGGCGTCGCCTCCTATTACGGAGCCAGACACCACGGTAAACGCACCGCCAGTGGCGAAGCGTTCAACCAGCATGCCCTGACCGCTGCCCATCGCCAGTTGCCGTTCGGTACACGGGTGAAGGTCACCAATCTGAAAAACGACAAATCCTGCGTCGTGCGTATCAATGATCGCGGCCCGCACACCCGTGGCCGCTTGATCGATGTTTCACGCGAAGCGGCCGAACAACTCGGTATGCTCAGCAGCGGTACCGCACGGGTTCGCGTGCAGGCCCTCGACGATTGATGGAGCGCCGACCATTTTCGGACTAACCGATTTACCGTTGATCAGCGTGATCGAACTGCTTGCCGGGCTGTGCCTGCTGATCCTTGGGGCAGAACTGATGGTGCGGGCGGCGGTGCGTCTGGCCGCGCGACTGAATGTGCGACCACTGATCATCGGCCTGACCATCGTTGCCCTTGGCAGCAGCGCACCGCAGATGGCGGTGAGTCTGCAAGCCGCAATGGCCCACAACCCGGACATCGCGGTCGGCAGCGTGGTCGGCAGCAGCATCTTCAACATCCTCGTGACCCTCGGTTTGTCGGCGCTGATCATTCCGCTGCGCGTGTCGCGGCAACTGGTGCGCCTCGACATTCCACTGATGATCGGCGCCTGCCTGCTGGTGTTCGTTCTGGCCTGGAATGAGGAAATCGGTCGTATCGACGGCATCCTGCTACTGGGCGCACTGGCGCTGTACCTGGGTTTGCTGCTGCGCCAGTCACGGCATTCGACACGACCACACTCGGAACACGGCGAAGCAACGCAGACGTCCTGGATCGGCAGTTCGCTGATGATCGTCGTCGGTCTGGCCATGCTGGTGTTCGCCGGGCACCTGCTGCTGAGCGCTGCCGTTGTAGTGGCGACCGATCTCGGGTTTTCCGAGCGGGTCATTGGCCTGACTGTGGTGGCCGTCGGCACTTCCCTGCCGGAGCTCGCCACGTCGCTGATCGCGGCCTTGCGCGGGCAACGGGATATCGCCGTGGGTAACGTGATCGGCGCCAACCTGTTCAACCTGCTTGGCGTGCTGGGCATCACCGCACTGATCGCGCCGACAC from Pseudomonas baetica includes the following:
- the gatB gene encoding Asp-tRNA(Asn)/Glu-tRNA(Gln) amidotransferase subunit GatB → MQWEVVIGLEIHTQLTTRSKIFSGSSTTFGSEPNTQASLIDLGMPGVLPVLNQEAVRMAVMFGLAIDAEIGQHNVFARKNYFYPDLPKGYQISQMELPIVGKGHLDIALEDGTVKRVGITRAHLEEDAGKSLHEEFNGATGIDLNRAGTPLLEIVSEPDMRSAKEAVAYVKAIHALVRYLGICDGNMAEGSLRCDCNVSIRPKGQVEFGTRCEIKNVNSFRFIEKAINSEIQRQIELIEDGGKVIQQTRLYDPNKDETRPMRSKEEANDYRYFPDPDLLPVVIEESFLGEVRATLPELPPQKRERFQSQFGLSAYDANVLATSREQADYFEKVAAIGGDAKLAANWVMVELGSLLNKQGLDIDESPVSAELLGGMLQRIKDNTISGKIAKVVFEAMANGEGSADEIIEKRGLKQVTDSGAISAVLDEMLAANAEQVEQYRAADEAKRGKMFGFFVGQAMKASKGKANPQQVNELLKSKLEG
- a CDS encoding septal ring lytic transglycosylase RlpA family protein, which produces MKRLLGACALLSLLAGCASTDIIDPHGYDQSGVASYYGARHHGKRTASGEAFNQHALTAAHRQLPFGTRVKVTNLKNDKSCVVRINDRGPHTRGRLIDVSREAAEQLGMLSSGTARVRVQALDD
- a CDS encoding calcium/sodium antiporter, which translates into the protein MIELLAGLCLLILGAELMVRAAVRLAARLNVRPLIIGLTIVALGSSAPQMAVSLQAAMAHNPDIAVGSVVGSSIFNILVTLGLSALIIPLRVSRQLVRLDIPLMIGACLLVFVLAWNEEIGRIDGILLLGALALYLGLLLRQSRHSTRPHSEHGEATQTSWIGSSLMIVVGLAMLVFAGHLLLSAAVVVATDLGFSERVIGLTVVAVGTSLPELATSLIAALRGQRDIAVGNVIGANLFNLLGVLGITALIAPTPLSVSPNALDFDLPVMLGVAALCLPVFYSGYRVTRAEGLLLLGLYLAYGLHVVSFTTGLPLAGKLERLMLFYVLPALLTFLLFTSVIAWRRQHHKKDVP